One Desmodus rotundus isolate HL8 chromosome 4, HLdesRot8A.1, whole genome shotgun sequence DNA segment encodes these proteins:
- the MORN4 gene encoding MORN repeat-containing protein 4 isoform X1, which translates to MTLTKGSFTYSSGEEYRGEWKEGRRHGFGQLIFADGGTYLGHFENGLFNGFGVLTFSDGSRYEGEFAQGKFNGVGVFIRHDNMTFEGEFKNGRVDGFGLLTFPDGSHGIPRNEGLFENNKLLRREKCSGVVQRAQSASKSARNLTA; encoded by the exons ATGACCCTGACAAAAGGTTCCTTCACCTACTCCAGTGGGGAGGAGTACCGTGGCGAGTGGAAGGAGG GCCGCAGACATGGTTTTGGTCAACTGATATTTGCAGATGGTGGCACCTACCTGGGTCATTTTGAGAATGGGCTCTTCAATGGCTTCGGGGTACTGACCTTCTCGGATGGCTCAAG GTATGAGGGGGAGTTTGCCCAGGGCAAGTTTAATGGCGTCGGAGTGTTCATTCGACATGACAACATGACCTTTGAGGGGGAATTTAAAAATGGCAGAGTCGATGGTTTTG GCCTGCTGACTTTCCCCGATGGGTCCCATGGAATACCCCGCAACGAGGGTCTGTTTGAGAACAACAAGCTGCTGCGGCGTGAGAAGTGTTCCGGGGTCGTTCAGCGGGCCCAGAGTGCCTCCAAATCAGCCAGGAATCTCACCGCCTGA
- the MORN4 gene encoding MORN repeat-containing protein 4 isoform X2: MSQLDSSSGRRHGFGQLIFADGGTYLGHFENGLFNGFGVLTFSDGSRYEGEFAQGKFNGVGVFIRHDNMTFEGEFKNGRVDGFGLLTFPDGSHGIPRNEGLFENNKLLRREKCSGVVQRAQSASKSARNLTA, translated from the exons ATGAGCCAACTTGATTCATCTTCAG GCCGCAGACATGGTTTTGGTCAACTGATATTTGCAGATGGTGGCACCTACCTGGGTCATTTTGAGAATGGGCTCTTCAATGGCTTCGGGGTACTGACCTTCTCGGATGGCTCAAG GTATGAGGGGGAGTTTGCCCAGGGCAAGTTTAATGGCGTCGGAGTGTTCATTCGACATGACAACATGACCTTTGAGGGGGAATTTAAAAATGGCAGAGTCGATGGTTTTG GCCTGCTGACTTTCCCCGATGGGTCCCATGGAATACCCCGCAACGAGGGTCTGTTTGAGAACAACAAGCTGCTGCGGCGTGAGAAGTGTTCCGGGGTCGTTCAGCGGGCCCAGAGTGCCTCCAAATCAGCCAGGAATCTCACCGCCTGA